Proteins from a genomic interval of Chitinophagales bacterium:
- a CDS encoding DUF3179 domain-containing (seleno)protein produces the protein MEKTNTASFHLFSLLLQWLQIAACVFLLNACVNNHEHSPNEHGHKHAEKEDLVKHPEIDSLYLDMTAINQTVDFHKPLEKPIWQSGKGASHMKDEDTVIGIEVEDQAYALPWWILKNHHVANLTLGEQAVVVTLCEMCGSGSAFKAVVGGKKMNFREHGIYKGTWFMRDQETDSFWLPFEGKAFYGALKDSALTHIDTYQIAWKDWGEENPNTMVLYDSQSKREGHGAREYLGYDRIAPIYRGTLPDSIGTDLPMFDIVLGVGSEGVYKAYSMKDLDAEGKVLQDTLSDGSTVVVFHKPNTTMAGAFVPIIEGQSVSFMVDNQGDIRDEQTNSRWNYFGECVEGKLQGTQLSSHFFIVKEWYGWYGYHPSTDVFERR, from the coding sequence ATGGAAAAAACAAATACAGCTTCTTTTCACTTATTTTCCCTGCTCCTTCAATGGCTGCAAATAGCGGCTTGTGTTTTCTTATTGAATGCCTGCGTGAATAACCATGAACATAGTCCAAATGAACACGGACATAAACATGCTGAAAAAGAAGATTTGGTAAAACATCCCGAAATAGACAGCCTATATTTGGATATGACGGCTATCAATCAGACAGTAGATTTTCACAAACCTTTGGAAAAGCCGATATGGCAGAGTGGGAAGGGGGCATCACACATGAAGGATGAGGATACAGTTATCGGTATTGAGGTGGAGGACCAAGCGTATGCACTTCCTTGGTGGATTCTAAAAAATCACCATGTTGCTAACTTGACTTTGGGCGAACAGGCTGTAGTGGTGACGCTTTGCGAAATGTGTGGAAGTGGAAGTGCCTTCAAAGCAGTAGTGGGCGGCAAGAAAATGAACTTTCGAGAGCATGGTATTTACAAAGGAACGTGGTTTATGCGTGACCAAGAAACAGATTCTTTTTGGTTGCCTTTTGAAGGGAAAGCTTTTTATGGTGCTTTGAAGGATTCGGCACTGACTCATATAGACACTTATCAGATAGCGTGGAAAGATTGGGGCGAAGAAAATCCGAATACAATGGTGCTATATGATTCTCAAAGTAAAAGAGAGGGGCATGGTGCAAGAGAATACCTTGGCTATGATAGAATTGCGCCTATTTATAGGGGTACTTTGCCTGATTCTATTGGCACTGATTTACCGATGTTTGACATTGTATTGGGAGTAGGAAGCGAAGGTGTTTACAAAGCCTATTCGATGAAGGATTTGGATGCGGAGGGCAAGGTCTTGCAAGACACGCTTTCTGACGGAAGCACAGTAGTTGTTTTTCACAAACCCAACACGACAATGGCAGGAGCTTTTGTTCCAATAATAGAGGGTCAATCGGTTTCATTTATGGTGGATAATCAAGGCGATATTAGGGACGAACAGACCAACAGCAGGTGGAACTATTTTGGAGAATGTGTTGAAGGAAAACTTCAAGGGACACAATTGTCTTCACATTTTTTTATTGTCAAAGAATGGTATGGTTGGTATGGGTACCATCCAAGTACGGACGTTTTTGAAAGAAGATAA